The following proteins come from a genomic window of Pseudomonas sp. MAG733B:
- a CDS encoding YbaK/EbsC family protein produces MRMARTVLRSLEKAQCDYDIVTHPHSASSLETARVAGIPAERVAKSVILDDHHGHYLMAVLPASRHLDLSKVRSSGEWQVSRESNLPHLFDDCERGAIPALGEAYGLDVVIDPLLTRQKDIYLEAGNHTNLLHMNMPDFLKMVPHAEVRELSY; encoded by the coding sequence ATGCGTATGGCAAGAACCGTGCTGAGAAGCCTGGAAAAGGCTCAATGCGACTACGACATCGTCACCCACCCACACTCGGCCAGCAGCCTCGAAACGGCGCGGGTCGCGGGCATTCCTGCCGAACGGGTGGCCAAATCGGTGATCCTGGATGATCACCATGGGCATTACCTGATGGCCGTACTGCCCGCCAGCCGTCATCTGGACCTGAGCAAAGTCCGCAGCAGCGGCGAATGGCAGGTGTCCCGGGAAAGCAATCTGCCGCATCTGTTCGATGACTGCGAACGTGGCGCCATACCTGCCCTGGGCGAGGCTTATGGGCTGGACGTGGTCATCGATCCCCTGCTGACCCGGCAGAAAGACATCTATCTGGAGGCTGGCAACCACACCAATCTGCTGCACATGAACATGCCGGACTTCCTGAAAATGGTGCCGCATGCGGAGGTGCGGGAGTTGAGTTATTAG
- a CDS encoding FAD-dependent oxidoreductase: protein MTLHRVARFTDVSENRGLEVRIDDSKILLLKVGDQLRAYQGECPHAGAPLAEGALCNGRLTCPWHKAQFRIEDGGLCEPPALDSLKRYPLEVRDGEVWAGDQPLQDAHTPPADDERTFVIVGAGAAGTAAASALREKGFGGRVLLIDREAGAGYDRTVLSKFVIAGEMPTEEVPSLRDDDFYREQRIERINAEVMSLDAINRTLRLTDGQSLQYDAALLATGGTPKPLELPGANLPQVFVLRSRAHAQQILDSAKPGQRAVIIGDSFIAMESASSLRQYGLDVTVLARQPVPFAKQFGETIGKAILALHEANGVVLRTDGEATQIEGTNKVEAVLLDNGQRLSADLVLVGIGVTPATAPFADLPQEKDHSLRVDGGMRVTDGLWAAGDIATFPLNGQPRRIEHWRLAQQQARIAAANMLGGDEHYLDVPYFWTWHFGKNYDYLGHAEAWDEVEFKGDPFKPPFIGLFGKNGVVTAVVACEEERTMAMLAERMKQPLPVDEAWRMIRD from the coding sequence ATGACCTTGCATCGCGTCGCCCGTTTTACCGACGTCTCCGAAAACCGTGGCCTGGAAGTCCGCATCGACGACAGTAAAATCCTGCTGCTGAAAGTCGGCGACCAATTGCGTGCCTATCAAGGCGAATGCCCTCACGCCGGTGCCCCGCTGGCCGAGGGCGCACTCTGCAATGGGCGCCTGACTTGCCCGTGGCACAAGGCCCAGTTTCGCATCGAGGATGGCGGATTATGTGAGCCACCCGCTCTGGACAGCCTCAAGCGTTACCCCCTCGAAGTGCGCGACGGCGAGGTCTGGGCTGGCGATCAACCGTTGCAGGATGCCCATACCCCACCCGCCGATGACGAGCGCACCTTTGTGATTGTCGGTGCCGGTGCCGCAGGCACGGCGGCGGCCTCGGCGCTGCGCGAAAAAGGCTTCGGCGGCCGGGTGCTGTTGATCGATCGCGAAGCCGGGGCCGGTTACGACCGTACGGTGCTGAGCAAATTCGTGATTGCCGGCGAGATGCCAACGGAAGAAGTCCCGTCGCTGCGTGATGACGACTTTTACCGCGAGCAACGCATCGAGCGTATCAATGCCGAAGTGATGAGCCTCGACGCCATCAACCGCACACTGCGACTGACTGACGGCCAATCGCTCCAATATGATGCGGCTCTGTTGGCGACTGGTGGTACGCCAAAACCATTGGAACTGCCCGGCGCAAACCTGCCGCAAGTGTTCGTCTTGCGCTCAAGGGCTCACGCGCAGCAGATTCTCGACAGCGCCAAGCCCGGTCAGCGCGCAGTGATCATCGGCGACAGCTTCATCGCCATGGAGTCTGCTTCATCCCTGCGCCAGTACGGCCTTGACGTCACGGTTCTGGCCCGTCAGCCAGTGCCGTTCGCCAAACAATTCGGCGAAACCATCGGCAAAGCAATTCTTGCCCTGCATGAAGCGAATGGCGTGGTGTTGCGCACCGATGGCGAAGCCACACAGATTGAAGGAACGAACAAGGTCGAAGCGGTGCTGTTGGATAACGGTCAGCGATTATCGGCGGATCTGGTGCTGGTGGGGATCGGCGTCACCCCGGCAACCGCGCCGTTCGCTGATCTGCCGCAGGAAAAAGATCATTCGCTGCGCGTCGATGGCGGTATGCGTGTGACCGATGGACTCTGGGCCGCCGGCGACATCGCCACCTTCCCGCTCAACGGCCAGCCCCGGCGCATCGAACACTGGCGCCTGGCCCAGCAACAGGCGCGTATTGCGGCCGCGAACATGCTGGGTGGCGATGAACACTACCTCGACGTACCGTACTTCTGGACCTGGCACTTCGGCAAGAATTACGACTACCTGGGCCACGCCGAAGCCTGGGATGAAGTCGAGTTCAAGGGTGATCCGTTCAAGCCCCCCTTCATCGGGCTGTTCGGCAAAAACGGCGTGGTAACCGCCGTCGTAGCGTGCGAAGAAGAGCGGACCATGGCGATGCTCGCCGAGCGGATGAAACAGCCGCTGCCAGTGGATGAGGCGTGGCGGATGATTCGCGATTGA
- a CDS encoding MarR family transcriptional regulator, whose translation MNISSSMVVAARHWRKICQTTLVNYGISEACAVPLLMIGRLGEGVRQVTVAQAAGMESPSLVRLLDQLCHSGYVCRTADAQDRRAKCLSLTDTGRTLVQAVEVELVRLRNEVLEGIDQRDLEAALRVLKAFESAGQPSDDHP comes from the coding sequence ATGAACATCAGCAGCTCCATGGTGGTGGCCGCCCGGCATTGGCGCAAGATCTGCCAGACCACGCTGGTCAACTATGGAATCTCCGAAGCCTGTGCCGTCCCGTTATTGATGATCGGACGTTTGGGTGAGGGCGTGCGGCAGGTGACGGTCGCGCAGGCGGCTGGGATGGAGAGTCCGTCTCTGGTGCGTTTGCTGGATCAGTTGTGCCACTCCGGCTACGTCTGCCGCACCGCCGATGCCCAGGACCGCCGCGCCAAATGCCTGAGCCTGACCGATACTGGTCGTACCCTGGTGCAAGCGGTCGAGGTTGAACTGGTGCGATTGCGTAATGAGGTACTTGAAGGCATCGATCAGCGGGATCTGGAAGCCGCACTGCGCGTCTTGAAGGCCTTTGAATCGGCCGGACAACCCTCGGACGACCACCCTTGA
- a CDS encoding FUSC family protein has translation MSGFFSGMPPARDWFYGVRTFAASMIALYIAMLMQMPRPYWAMATVYIVSNPFLGPTTSKALYRAVGTFLGAAAAVFFVPMFVQSPYMLVVVIALWTGTLLFLSLHLRTANNYALMLAGYTLPLIALPVVDNPLAVWDVAEARTEEIFLGIAVAAVVGAMFWPRRLAPVFNDSVSKWFADASTYSQRFLSRDVQPEEVSALRSSLVATFNTLELMIGQLPHEGARRQTVSNTKELRGRMIHLLTVVDDLDDALYALERRTPELVDKIAPLLSATTEWLAHKDADINRWQALKDQLEAVQPTAQALDDRKQLLFSNAVYRLGEMIDLWQDCRSLQRAIQCESQDSWRAVYRHWRLGRLTPFLDRGLMLYSAASTVMAIIVASVLWILLGWTDGGAAVILAAVACSFFASMDDPAPQIYRFFFWTAMSVLFASLYLFLVLPNLHDFPMLVLAFSVPFIIVGTLTVKPQFYLGMLLTLVNTSSFISIQGAYDADFLSFVNSNLAGPVGLLFAFVWTLIARPFGSELAAKRLTRFAWRDIVSLTEPATLADHRHLGVQILDRLMQHLPRLAMTGQDTGIALREVRVALNLLDLLAYTPRVHGAPQALLHQVVAEVGEYFKACLKAGERLPAPSPLLMTLDRTRRALAGAGDDETRRHLLHALSGLRLALLPGVEFVGTADAEEPLPHGIDGAPL, from the coding sequence TTGAGCGGCTTCTTTTCAGGGATGCCACCGGCGCGGGACTGGTTCTACGGCGTGCGCACCTTCGCGGCTTCGATGATCGCGCTGTACATCGCCATGCTCATGCAAATGCCGCGTCCGTATTGGGCGATGGCCACCGTGTACATCGTCTCCAATCCATTTCTCGGCCCGACCACTTCCAAGGCGTTGTACCGCGCAGTGGGCACTTTTCTCGGCGCCGCCGCGGCGGTGTTTTTCGTGCCGATGTTTGTCCAGAGCCCTTACATGCTGGTGGTGGTGATTGCGCTGTGGACGGGGACGCTGTTGTTCCTGTCACTGCACCTGCGCACCGCCAACAACTACGCCTTGATGCTCGCCGGTTACACCTTGCCGCTGATCGCCCTGCCGGTGGTGGATAACCCGTTGGCGGTGTGGGATGTGGCTGAGGCGCGCACCGAAGAAATCTTCCTCGGCATCGCTGTCGCGGCAGTGGTCGGTGCGATGTTCTGGCCGCGACGGCTGGCGCCGGTGTTCAACGACTCGGTGAGCAAATGGTTCGCCGACGCTTCGACCTACAGCCAGCGCTTCCTCAGCCGCGACGTGCAGCCGGAGGAAGTCAGTGCATTGCGTTCATCGCTGGTGGCGACCTTCAACACCCTTGAATTGATGATCGGCCAGTTGCCCCACGAAGGCGCGCGGCGGCAAACCGTAAGCAACACCAAAGAACTGCGCGGGCGGATGATCCACTTGCTGACGGTGGTGGATGACCTCGATGACGCGCTCTATGCCCTGGAGCGACGTACGCCGGAGCTTGTGGACAAGATCGCGCCGCTGCTCAGCGCAACCACTGAATGGCTTGCGCACAAGGACGCCGACATCAATCGCTGGCAGGCATTGAAAGACCAGCTCGAAGCCGTGCAACCCACGGCCCAGGCGCTGGATGATCGCAAGCAACTGCTGTTCTCCAACGCGGTGTATCGCCTCGGCGAAATGATCGACTTGTGGCAAGACTGCCGTAGCCTGCAACGCGCCATCCAGTGTGAAAGCCAGGACAGCTGGCGCGCGGTCTATCGGCACTGGCGTCTGGGGCGGCTGACACCGTTTCTCGATCGCGGCCTGATGCTCTATTCCGCCGCGTCCACTGTCATGGCGATCATTGTTGCCTCGGTGTTGTGGATTCTGCTGGGCTGGACCGACGGCGGTGCCGCAGTGATTCTGGCCGCTGTGGCGTGCAGTTTCTTCGCCTCGATGGACGACCCGGCGCCGCAGATTTACCGGTTCTTTTTCTGGACGGCGATGTCGGTGCTGTTCGCCAGCCTTTACCTGTTTCTGGTGCTGCCCAACCTGCATGATTTTCCGATGCTGGTGCTGGCGTTTTCCGTGCCCTTCATCATCGTCGGCACGCTGACGGTCAAACCGCAGTTTTATCTGGGCATGCTGCTGACCCTGGTCAACACCTCTTCTTTCATCAGCATTCAAGGCGCCTACGACGCGGACTTCCTCAGTTTTGTGAACTCCAACCTGGCCGGTCCGGTCGGCTTGCTGTTTGCCTTCGTCTGGACCCTGATCGCCCGGCCATTCGGTTCCGAGCTGGCGGCCAAGCGCCTGACCCGTTTTGCCTGGCGCGATATCGTCAGCCTCACCGAGCCGGCCACCTTGGCCGATCACCGGCACTTGGGCGTACAGATACTGGATCGCCTGATGCAGCATTTGCCGCGTCTGGCCATGACCGGCCAGGACACCGGCATCGCTCTGCGCGAGGTCCGCGTGGCGTTGAATCTGCTGGATCTGCTCGCCTATACGCCACGGGTTCACGGCGCGCCTCAGGCGTTGTTGCATCAGGTAGTGGCCGAGGTCGGCGAGTATTTCAAGGCCTGCCTCAAGGCCGGTGAACGCTTGCCGGCACCGAGTCCATTGCTGATGACACTCGACCGTACCCGCCGCGCCCTGGCTGGCGCGGGTGACGATGAAACCCGTCGGCACCTGCTGCACGCCTTGAGCGGCTTGCGCCTGGCGTTGCTGCCCGGCGTCGAGTTTGTCGGTACTGCCGACGCTGAAGAACCGCTTCCCCATGGCATCGATGGAGCGCCTTTATGA
- a CDS encoding type II toxin-antitoxin system Phd/YefM family antitoxin, producing the protein MQSVLADMAVSVSELKKNPSAVLNGAHGGPVAVLNHNRVMGYMVPADVFEAMVERLDDLALADIVRARRNETPIPVTLDDL; encoded by the coding sequence ATGCAAAGTGTCCTGGCCGATATGGCTGTCAGTGTGTCTGAGTTAAAGAAAAATCCTTCTGCGGTCCTGAATGGCGCCCATGGAGGGCCTGTCGCGGTTCTCAATCACAATCGAGTGATGGGGTACATGGTTCCGGCGGATGTTTTCGAGGCCATGGTCGAGCGTCTTGATGACCTCGCGTTGGCGGATATCGTTCGAGCTCGGCGTAATGAAACTCCGATCCCGGTAACGCTGGATGACCTATAA
- a CDS encoding YbhB/YbcL family Raf kinase inhibitor-like protein: protein MTRLTSLKPWLAAVAVAFCVQLPAHAAQERFTLNIPGVSDDRLFTSAAASDAPGCGGHNVSPALAWNAGPAGTLSYAIVMHDPDGQKGQGVDHWVHYGIKAGTHQIASGVGAKSALEGVGGTNSKGTTGYVGPCPPVGDSAHHYIIQIYALDLAPDALPAGLTRAQFLEKIKGHVLKNSSVVRRYHR from the coding sequence ATGACCCGATTGACCTCACTGAAACCTTGGCTCGCGGCCGTAGCCGTCGCCTTTTGCGTGCAACTTCCGGCACACGCCGCCCAGGAGCGTTTCACCCTGAACATCCCGGGTGTTTCAGATGACCGCTTGTTCACTTCGGCTGCGGCCAGTGATGCGCCGGGCTGCGGCGGGCACAACGTTTCACCGGCATTGGCCTGGAACGCCGGCCCCGCAGGCACCCTCAGCTACGCCATCGTCATGCACGACCCGGATGGACAGAAAGGCCAGGGCGTCGATCACTGGGTGCATTACGGCATCAAGGCCGGCACCCACCAGATTGCTTCCGGTGTCGGCGCCAAATCCGCGCTTGAAGGCGTGGGCGGCACCAACAGCAAAGGCACCACCGGTTACGTCGGCCCATGCCCGCCCGTTGGCGACAGCGCGCACCATTACATCATCCAGATCTACGCCCTGGATCTGGCGCCCGACGCTTTGCCGGCCGGCCTGACACGTGCGCAATTTCTGGAAAAAATCAAAGGCCATGTGCTGAAAAACAGCAGCGTGGTGCGGCGTTATCACCGCTGA
- a CDS encoding HlyD family secretion protein, translating into MKKPFLTLGRVVLTLLIVTFAVVVVWRMVMYYMFAPWTRDGHIRADIVQIAPDVSGLIQQVDVRDNQLVKRGQVLFTIDQDRFKLALRQAKAAVADREETLAQAQREAKRNKGLGNLVPGEQLEESQSRVARAQVALMEAQVAVDSAQLNLDRSVIRSPVDGYVNDRAPRTQEFVSAGRPVLSVVDSNSFHIDGYFEETKLDGIHVGQSVDIRVVGDRARLRGHVQSIVAGIEDRDRTSGNNLLPNVNPAFSWVRLAQRIPVRIAFDDVPADFRMIAGRTATVSIIDDKNREPAQ; encoded by the coding sequence ATGAAAAAACCGTTTCTAACCCTCGGTCGCGTGGTGCTGACCCTGTTGATCGTGACCTTCGCCGTCGTCGTGGTCTGGCGCATGGTGATGTATTACATGTTCGCGCCCTGGACCCGCGACGGGCACATCCGTGCCGACATCGTGCAGATCGCTCCGGACGTCTCCGGGCTGATCCAGCAGGTGGACGTGCGCGACAACCAACTCGTCAAGCGTGGCCAGGTGCTGTTCACCATCGATCAGGACCGTTTCAAACTGGCCTTGCGTCAGGCGAAAGCGGCGGTCGCCGACCGTGAAGAAACCCTGGCCCAGGCCCAGCGCGAAGCCAAGCGCAACAAGGGTCTCGGCAATCTGGTGCCCGGCGAGCAACTTGAAGAGAGCCAGTCCAGGGTGGCCCGTGCCCAAGTCGCATTGATGGAAGCTCAAGTGGCGGTGGACAGCGCACAACTGAACCTCGACCGCTCGGTAATCCGCAGCCCGGTGGACGGCTACGTCAACGACCGCGCACCACGCACGCAGGAATTCGTCAGCGCCGGGCGGCCGGTGTTGTCGGTGGTCGACAGCAATTCGTTCCACATCGACGGCTACTTCGAAGAAACCAAACTCGACGGCATCCATGTCGGCCAGAGCGTTGATATCCGGGTAGTCGGCGACCGCGCACGGTTGCGTGGGCACGTGCAAAGCATCGTCGCCGGTATCGAAGACCGCGACCGCACCAGCGGCAACAACCTGCTGCCCAACGTCAACCCTGCGTTCAGCTGGGTGCGGCTGGCCCAGCGGATTCCGGTGCGAATCGCCTTCGATGATGTGCCGGCGGATTTCCGCATGATTGCCGGGCGCACCGCGACGGTATCGATAATTGACGACAAGAACCGGGAGCCCGCGCAATGA
- a CDS encoding TolC family protein — MSKASGLAIAGLGLLLSACQMVGPDYHLPDEAAIQRDDLQGELAVNGKPVVSAPVPDDWWRLYQDPRLDQLVQQALASNTDLRVAAASLQRARAQVDEAKAAGGWSGGVKMGAQRLQESGEAFLLPEKVPVANIGDIGISASYQFDLFGTLQRGIEAAKANADATQAAADTARITLVADVVRAYTQVCAANEEREIAQHSLDLQSQSTTLIQRLRDAGRGDETQVTRSQTQYKSLRADMPRYEAARQAGLYRLSMLLAKPLDQLPAGTATCDELPKIAQLVPVGDGASLLKRRPDVRQAERRLAAAAAGIGVATGELYPNISIGATVGTVGILDNLGEPSTNRWGFGPSLTWTVPTNGARARIREAEAVAQATLAHFDGVVLNAIRETQTGLAQYSALLQRREALADAEQSAKLAADQTHRFFQAGRASFLADLQATRTYIDVTAQLAAANTQVAASQIDLFLALGGGWESGRTQASNSGKP, encoded by the coding sequence ATGAGCAAGGCCTCGGGTTTGGCGATCGCCGGATTAGGCTTGCTGTTGTCGGCGTGTCAGATGGTCGGGCCGGATTATCATTTGCCGGACGAGGCCGCGATCCAGCGTGACGACTTGCAGGGCGAATTGGCCGTGAACGGCAAGCCGGTGGTTTCGGCGCCGGTGCCGGACGATTGGTGGCGCCTGTATCAGGACCCGCGACTCGACCAATTGGTCCAGCAAGCCTTGGCCTCCAACACCGATTTGCGCGTGGCAGCGGCGAGCCTGCAGCGGGCCCGCGCTCAGGTCGACGAGGCCAAAGCGGCGGGCGGCTGGAGCGGCGGCGTGAAGATGGGCGCCCAGCGCTTGCAGGAGTCCGGCGAAGCCTTCCTGTTGCCGGAAAAAGTGCCGGTGGCCAACATTGGCGACATCGGCATCAGCGCGTCGTACCAGTTCGATTTGTTCGGCACCTTGCAGCGCGGCATCGAAGCGGCCAAGGCCAATGCCGATGCGACCCAGGCTGCTGCCGATACTGCGCGCATCACCTTGGTCGCCGATGTGGTGCGGGCCTACACCCAAGTGTGCGCGGCCAACGAAGAGCGGGAAATTGCCCAGCACTCGCTCGACCTGCAGTCGCAAAGCACCACGCTGATCCAGCGCTTGCGCGACGCCGGGCGTGGCGACGAAACCCAGGTCACCCGTTCGCAAACCCAATACAAATCCCTGCGCGCCGACATGCCGCGTTATGAGGCGGCGCGTCAGGCCGGTTTGTACCGCTTGTCGATGTTGCTGGCCAAACCGCTCGATCAGTTGCCCGCAGGCACCGCCACCTGTGATGAGCTGCCGAAAATCGCGCAACTGGTGCCAGTGGGTGACGGCGCATCGTTGCTCAAGCGTCGTCCCGATGTGCGGCAGGCCGAGCGTCGACTGGCGGCCGCGGCCGCCGGTATCGGTGTCGCCACGGGTGAGCTGTACCCCAACATCAGCATCGGCGCGACGGTTGGCACCGTTGGTATCCTGGACAATCTCGGCGAGCCATCCACCAACCGCTGGGGCTTCGGTCCGTCGTTGACCTGGACCGTGCCGACCAACGGCGCCCGCGCCCGAATCCGTGAAGCCGAAGCGGTGGCCCAGGCGACGCTGGCGCACTTTGATGGTGTGGTGCTCAACGCCATTCGTGAAACCCAGACCGGCCTCGCCCAATACAGCGCGTTGCTGCAACGTCGCGAAGCCCTGGCGGACGCCGAGCAGTCGGCGAAATTGGCCGCTGATCAGACTCACCGCTTCTTCCAGGCCGGCCGCGCGTCGTTTCTGGCGGACTTGCAGGCGACCCGCACTTACATCGACGTCACGGCGCAACTGGCTGCCGCCAACACCCAGGTTGCCGCGAGCCAGATTGATTTGTTCCTCGCCTTGGGCGGCGGTTGGGAAAGCGGACGAACGCAAGCGTCGAACTCCGGCAAACCCTGA
- a CDS encoding DUF1656 domain-containing protein: MIGDLDISGVFLPTLLVLMGITYVLYLLVHGVLMRLHFYRLVWHRALFNVALYALLLGAVDSLSRYLMT, encoded by the coding sequence ATGATCGGTGATCTGGATATCAGCGGGGTTTTCCTGCCTACGCTGCTGGTGCTGATGGGCATTACGTATGTGTTGTACCTGTTGGTGCACGGGGTGCTGATGCGCCTGCACTTTTACCGTCTGGTCTGGCACCGGGCATTGTTCAACGTGGCCCTCTACGCCTTGCTGCTTGGCGCCGTGGATTCACTCAGTCGATACCTGATGACATGA
- a CDS encoding YdgA family protein, which translates to MNKSAGVLLGIVVAIGAISVGGAWYTGTKIESVLNTSLADANQQLQAALVGHKGTATLELVSLERHVFSSTAHYRLKGEGEMFGEASVELLFVDHLEHGPLPFSRLLSLKWLPVMATSHYELEKTPLTEKWFAATKGASPLTGVVNIGYDNSTNGTLELLPLETALDDKSSLKFSGLKLDVAASAQAQKVKADGYMDSLKLTTVSEDQAPVQVELSGLTLASNLTKSTYGYYTGDNTVELSNSKTTFGPKQSVLGFKNFEMKNQTAESGTSASGRADYKVGEVSLNGKAVGSAQMALSLKNLDIPATMALMQIYQTKLQPYEQAAAEAAEAGLPTPELNLTEAEEAQLKTNLEKLLAAGPQVALENLSFNTTNGESRANLVLDLTKPQTIDLPADQLARQLVALLDFNLQVSKPMIVDVLTVQSQIDGQTDAKLIADQATATADMFSSMAVGSQLAKLDGNNIVTKLHYANNQVDFNGQKMTVEEFAGFLMSKFGGAGEVQ; encoded by the coding sequence ATGAATAAATCAGCAGGCGTGCTTCTGGGAATTGTGGTCGCCATCGGGGCCATCAGCGTCGGCGGTGCCTGGTACACCGGCACCAAAATCGAAAGCGTATTGAACACTTCCCTTGCCGACGCCAACCAGCAATTGCAGGCTGCGCTGGTCGGGCACAAAGGCACGGCCACGCTGGAGCTGGTCTCGCTGGAACGTCACGTATTCAGCAGCACCGCGCACTATCGCCTCAAGGGCGAAGGTGAAATGTTCGGCGAGGCGTCGGTCGAGTTGCTGTTCGTCGACCACCTGGAACACGGTCCGCTGCCGTTCTCGCGCCTGCTGTCGCTGAAGTGGTTGCCGGTCATGGCCACCAGTCATTACGAACTGGAAAAGACTCCGCTCACCGAGAAATGGTTCGCCGCCACCAAGGGCGCTTCGCCGCTTACCGGCGTGGTCAATATCGGCTACGACAACTCCACTAACGGCACGCTTGAGTTGCTGCCACTGGAAACGGCCCTGGACGACAAGTCCAGCCTGAAATTTTCCGGTCTGAAGCTCGACGTTGCGGCCAGTGCCCAGGCGCAGAAGGTCAAAGCCGATGGCTACATGGACAGCCTGAAGCTGACCACCGTTTCGGAAGATCAGGCACCGGTGCAGGTCGAGTTGAGTGGCCTGACCCTGGCCAGCAACCTGACCAAAAGCACCTACGGTTACTACACCGGTGACAACACCGTTGAGTTGAGCAACAGCAAAACCACATTCGGCCCGAAACAGTCGGTGCTGGGCTTCAAGAACTTCGAAATGAAGAACCAGACCGCGGAGTCGGGCACCAGCGCTTCCGGGCGTGCCGATTACAAAGTCGGTGAAGTGTCCCTGAACGGCAAGGCCGTTGGTTCTGCGCAGATGGCCCTGAGCCTGAAGAATCTCGACATCCCCGCCACGATGGCATTGATGCAGATTTACCAGACCAAGCTGCAACCGTACGAGCAGGCCGCCGCCGAGGCTGCGGAGGCTGGTTTGCCAACACCGGAACTGAACCTGACCGAAGCCGAAGAGGCACAGCTCAAAACCAATCTGGAGAAGTTGCTCGCTGCCGGCCCGCAGGTGGCGCTGGAGAACCTGTCGTTCAATACCACCAATGGCGAAAGCCGCGCCAACCTGGTACTTGACCTGACCAAGCCGCAAACGATCGACCTGCCGGCCGACCAATTGGCCAGACAGCTGGTCGCATTGCTGGACTTCAATCTGCAAGTGTCCAAGCCGATGATCGTCGACGTGCTCACCGTGCAATCGCAAATCGACGGCCAGACCGACGCCAAACTCATCGCTGATCAGGCCACCGCCACCGCCGACATGTTCAGCAGCATGGCCGTTGGTAGCCAGTTGGCAAAACTGGACGGCAACAACATCGTGACCAAACTGCATTACGCCAACAATCAGGTGGACTTCAACGGCCAGAAAATGACCGTCGAAGAGTTTGCCGGTTTCCTGATGAGCAAATTCGGCGGCGCTGGCGAAGTCCAGTAA
- a CDS encoding NADH:ubiquinone oxidoreductase subunit N, which translates to MKNPYALGFWCAIVALVLLTGTYFYGIMLAHQIDKAMAFLDSAAALIAVMSIAVVAWASVQNQRIKKRQLEQGKTLVLIWDTKVALRRVETVFDRYFWGSYWQPGRTFQEVMGELTGTPLEKSLETLKKQCLELDKQVADDGRHWLNNARELADVATAMARERYQLDFCDPRGEVTGGAVINRDFEVLVYTWTARLKTFDHQLDEIEVHYS; encoded by the coding sequence ATGAAAAACCCTTATGCTCTCGGCTTCTGGTGCGCCATCGTGGCGCTGGTGCTGCTCACGGGCACCTATTTCTACGGCATCATGCTGGCTCACCAGATCGACAAGGCGATGGCGTTCCTCGACAGCGCGGCCGCGCTGATTGCCGTGATGTCGATTGCGGTGGTGGCATGGGCATCGGTCCAGAACCAGCGGATCAAAAAAAGACAACTCGAACAAGGCAAGACGTTGGTGCTGATCTGGGACACCAAGGTCGCGCTGCGCCGGGTCGAAACGGTGTTCGATCGCTATTTCTGGGGCAGCTACTGGCAACCGGGGCGCACGTTCCAGGAAGTCATGGGCGAATTGACCGGCACGCCGCTGGAAAAAAGCCTCGAAACCCTGAAGAAGCAATGCCTGGAGCTGGACAAACAAGTGGCCGACGATGGCCGGCACTGGCTCAACAACGCCCGGGAACTGGCCGACGTCGCGACAGCCATGGCCCGCGAGCGTTATCAACTGGACTTCTGCGACCCCCGAGGGGAAGTGACGGGCGGGGCGGTGATCAATCGGGATTTTGAAGTGCTCGTGTACACCTGGACCGCGCGGTTGAAAACCTTTGATCATCAGCTGGATGAGATCGAGGTTCATTATTCCTGA
- a CDS encoding DUF2789 domain-containing protein: MENPTHTLPSLFKQLGLADDAESIDKFIATHSPLKPELHLADAFFWSSSQAYLLRSEILDDADWAEVVDQLDVMLRKGRGV, encoded by the coding sequence ATGGAAAATCCAACTCACACTCTCCCATCCCTGTTCAAGCAACTCGGCCTGGCCGATGACGCCGAAAGCATCGACAAATTCATCGCCACCCATTCACCGCTCAAACCCGAACTGCATCTGGCGGATGCGTTTTTCTGGAGCTCGAGCCAGGCGTATTTGTTGCGCAGCGAAATTCTGGATGACGCCGATTGGGCGGAGGTGGTGGATCAGTTGGATGTGATGTTGAGGAAGGGGCGGGGAGTATGA
- a CDS encoding type II toxin-antitoxin system RelE/ParE family toxin, with product MTYKLEFLPSALKEWEKLGHTLREQFKKKLAERLELPRIPSDALHGMPDCYKIKLKSSGYRLVYEVIEERVVVSVVAVGKRERSQVYERAKKRQ from the coding sequence ATGACCTATAAGCTCGAATTCCTGCCATCCGCACTCAAGGAGTGGGAAAAACTGGGGCATACATTGCGTGAGCAATTCAAAAAGAAACTGGCCGAACGACTCGAGCTACCTCGAATTCCTTCCGACGCCCTGCATGGCATGCCTGACTGTTACAAAATCAAGCTCAAGTCATCGGGATACCGACTGGTCTACGAAGTAATTGAAGAGCGCGTCGTCGTTTCTGTAGTTGCGGTTGGAAAGCGCGAGCGCAGCCAAGTCTACGAGCGAGCCAAGAAGCGCCAGTAG